In one window of Porites lutea chromosome 8, jaPorLute2.1, whole genome shotgun sequence DNA:
- the LOC140946313 gene encoding potassium voltage-gated channel subfamily A member 2-like, translating into MHAISAAAVSSRAGDGYDIGDRYLTRGDNLEYRTQTFATADSGIRIRINVRGMVFETYEQTLAQYPETLLGSPSKRVEYYNPLSKEYCFDRDKSVFDSILFFYQSCGILSCPEHVPRESFLEEVKFFQLHEVDKRYKQEIEPEEELEVPKELPTHPLQRKIWKLFEYPDSSIFADLLAKFSLLVIIMSTVTFCIETFPSLRPREVCRNVTTRAVNGGVLNNTTLVSSHDSQVVSVETHCTLHGEYWQTIEAAYVAWFTFEYLMRVISAPNKMKFIRSPLGLVDFLAILPYYITLIFRDDGTLLTSFPVLRIVRLVRVLRVLKLSRYSKGLKVLAQTLLISGKDLPSLFAVLIINIVLFSSVIFYVENDVKDNDFESIPDAFWWAIVTMTAVGYGDKVPKGALGKLIGAVCAISGIVVLFCFPTPVLLSHFEDMYKTKGDTGNKKEGKQKQKEVREQTEGVEKKQTEVQMVGKRERVEIYI; encoded by the coding sequence ATGCACGCCATATCTGCTGCAGCTGTTTCATCCCGTGCAGGTGATGGATATGATATAGGCGATCGCTACCTAACCAGAGGAGACAACTTAGAATATCGCACGCAGACATTCGCGACAGCAGATTCGGGCATTAGAATACGTATCAATGTCAGGGGAATGGTGTTCGAGACTTACGAACAAACTCTGGCCCAGTACCCCGAAACACTGCTCGGCTCACCAAGCAAGCGCGTGGAATATTACAACCCTTTGAGTAAAGAATACTGCTTCGATCGAGATAAATCGGTATTTGACTCAATATTGTTCTTTTATCAATCTTGCGGGATCTTATCGTGTCCCGAACACGTCCCTCGGGAGAGCTTCTTGgaagaagtcaaatttttcCAGTTACACGAGGTTGACAAACGTTACAAACAGGAAATTGAGCCTGAAGAGGAGCTTGAGGTACCGAAAGAGTTGCCTACTCATCCACTTCAACGCAAAATTTGGAAGCTCTTCGAGTATCCTGATTCGTCGATCTTTGCCGATTTGCTGGCGAAATTTTCCCTTCTTGTTATAATCATGTCGACTGTAACATTTTGCATTGAGACATTTCCGTCGCTACGCCCACGGGAAGTTTGTCGGAACGTCACTACAAGAGCTGTAAATGGTGGTGTCTTAAATAACACGACCCTTGTTTCTTCACACGATTCGCAAGTCGTTTCTGTGGAAACGCATTGCACGCTGCACGGCGAATACTGGCAGACAATAGAAGCAGCTTACGTGGCGTGGTTCACGTTTGAGTATCTCATGCGAGTGATATCAGCTCcgaacaaaatgaaatttatcaGGTCGCCCTTAGGTCTTGTTgattttttagctattttacCTTACTACATCACGCTTATTTTTAGGGACGATGGAACCttattgacgtcatttccgGTTCTGAGAATAGTCCGGTTGGTGCGAGTTTTACGGGTTTTGAAACTTTCTCGTTACAGCAAGGGCTTAAAGGTGCTGGCTCAAACGCTACTTATAAGTGGAAAAGACCTTCCTTCTCTATTTGCTGTTCTAATAATCAACATAGTGCTTTTTTCCAGTGTGATATTTTACGTAGAAAATGACGTCAAGGATAATGATTTTGAAAGTATCCCAGACGCCTTTTGGTGGGCGATCGTGACCATGACCGCGGTGGGTTATGGAGACAAAGTGCCGAAAGGCGCGTTGGGTAAACTTATCGGCGCTGTGTGCGCCATTTCAGGAATCGTGGTCCTTTTTTGCTTTCCAACGCCTGTTTTGCTCTCCCATTTCGAGGACATGTACAAAACCAAAGGTGATACAGGGaataaaaaggaaggaaaacaaaaacaaaaagaagtcaGGGAACAGACAGAAGGCGTCGAAAAGAAGCAAACAGAGGTTCAGATGGTCGGAAAAAGAGAGCGTGTTGAGATATATATTTAG
- the LOC140945207 gene encoding uncharacterized protein: MRQRERKRLKEEEFLLGSSVCRLCKEGPNEEVFGKFFTAKEDGFSVHQYCLLFASGLAQRGEDDEGFDGFLMTDIKKEISRSRRLKCNFCKKLGATIGCCKSRCSQAFHYKCGRERGSLFQFFDSFKIHTSARHAHSSGLFYFRCPVCNNMELFQQEMKRMGIYIPEQDASWEKGDAFADLLFQYSRCDAEKCICPNGREHEQRSGKWRIRLCDSCGQFGTHLKCQHWKRSPGEWHCDTCGNTLPYSSTRQRPVGDRSMDPYTSDEGEGSSTTEDCEVNVCTISDDDAPLAELKCTQEEQIQLRSSVKTAFRDGASPLRKRRRLSAGTSNEAGPSNLEEYLSENSRSCASYFLDSLHSASVLPNVLLTLSDAVYTETVEKQSGNFGGEVQAIVIKDTDSECSSQASEDDLKIITENPNCEGNSKTGDTGVKSSVTVDGVGVSSPESRKQKLGKLNSASRSTEAVKAAEADSSEDVDREAMLSEVNLLNCGNKEDHDGSDDDACLITKVITPPRKPCPYGNDKFGKCMLTCCNPTKFLHSVLVASSPKVTNSSPKDLQIETVSSSSSNLNHVPEKPDADGKKPLAIDEDNGRDESKECCSVGTNTTANIAPSVKRVLPSRQTTITETFLQTAKQPSSPSGQNRNLRLKLRRQKKGSFRERKRNFSSLRENPLSVTNN, from the exons ATGCGGCAACGTGAACGCAAGCGATTGAAAGAGGAAGAATTTTTGTTAG GAAGTAGCGTTTGCAGACTGTGTAAAGAGGGACCAAATGAAGAAgtgtttggcaaattttttaCCGCTAAAGAAGATGGATTTTCAGTTCATCAATATTGTTTG CTCTTTGCCTCAGGTTTGGCTCAAAGAGGAGAGGATGATGAAGGATTTGATGGGTTTTTAATGACagacataaaaaaagaaatttcaagatCAAGAAGATTG AAATGTAATTTTTGCAAGAAACTTGGTGCAACTATTGGTTGCTGTAAGTCAAGATGTTCCCAAGCATTTCATTACAAATGTGGACGAGAGAGAGGCTCGTTGTTTCAGTTCTTTGACAGCTTCAA AATTCACACAAGTGCA AGACATGCACATTCAAGTGGTCTCTTTTATTTCCGATGTCCAGTCTGTAACAACATGGAGCTATTTCAACAGGAAATGAAAAGGATGGGCATTTATATCCCAGAACA GGATGCCAGTTGGGAAAAAGGTGATGCATTTGCTGATCTTCTGTTTCAATACAGTCGCTGTGATGCGGAAAAATGCATTTGTCCAAACGGCAGAGAACATGAGCAAAGATCGGG AAAGTGGCGCATACGTTTGTGTGATTCATGTGGCCAGTTTGGAACACACCTGAAGTGTCAACACTGGAAAAGATCCCCAGGGGAATGGCACTGTGATACCTGCGGTAATACTTTGCCTTATTCCAGCACCCGGCAAAGGCCGGTGGGAGACCGCTCCATGGATCCTTACACCAGTGATGAAGGCGAGGGTTCTTCTACAACAGAAGACTGTGAGGTTAATGTGTGCACCATCTCCGACGATGACGCCCCTCTTGCAGAGCTCAAGTGCACTCAAGAAGAACAAATCCAGTTGAGAAGCAGTGTCAAAACAGCTTTTAGAGATGGTGCATCGCCTTTGAGGAAGCGTCGTCGCCTGTCTGCCGGAACATCTAACGAAGCAGGGCCCAGCAATCTTGAAGAATACCTCTCCGAAAATTCCCGTTCTTGTGCCAGTTATTTTTTGGATAGTTTACACTCCGCATCGGTGCTTCCTAATGTCTTACTTACATTATCCGATGCTGTGTATACAGAAACTGTGGAAAAACAGTCAGGTAATTTTGGAGGTGAGGTCCAGGCGATTGTTATAAAGGACACAGATTCAGAGTGTTCATCGCAAGCAAGTGAAGATGATCTAAAGATTATTACAGAGAACCCAAACTGTGAAGGAAATTCAAAAACAGGTGACACTGGTGTTAAGTCCAGTGTAACCGTTGATGGTGTAGGAGTAAGTAGTCCTGAatccagaaaacaaaagctggGAAAACTGAACAGCGCGAGCAGGTCTACAGAGGCTGTTAAAGCTGCAGAGGCAGACTCGAGTGAAGACGTTGACAGAGAAGCAATGTTGTCAGAAGTTAACTTACTAAATTGTGGAAACAAGGAAGACCATGATGGAAGCGATGACGATGCATGTCTCATCACCAAAGTTATAACACCGCCAAGGAAACCTTGTCCTTATGGAAATGATAAGTTTGGCAAGTGCATGTTGACATGTTGCAATCCGACTAAATTTTTGCACTCCGTTTTGGTGGCTTCAAGCCCTAAAGTCACTAACAGCTCGCCCAAAGATTTGCAGATTGAAACAgtcagtagtagtagtagtaaccTTAATCATGTTCCAGAAAAACCAGATGCAGATGGAAAGAAACCACTTGCGATAGACGAAGATAATGGAAGGGATGAGAGCAAGGAGTGCTGTTCTGTGGGTACGAACACAACTGCAAATATAGCACCATCTGTTAAGAGAGTCTTGCCTTCCAGACAGACTACAATTACTGAAACCTTTTTGCAAACGGCAAAGCAGCCTTCCTCGCCATCAGGTCAGAATAGAAACCTGAGATTGAAATTACGACGTCAAAAGAAAGGCAGTTTCcgtgaaaggaaaagaaatttctcttctcttcGGGAAAATCCGTTGTCTGTGACTAataattag